The genomic region GGTGGATCTCCTGAGAATGGCTTTGCAGGAGCATCTCGCAAATGCCGGAGACAGCGCCAAAGTTGCCGTCGATCTGGAACGGCGGATGCAGGTCGAAGAGATTGGGCGCGGTGCGCTGCGGCGTCAGCAGCATGGCGAGAAGCTTGTGCGCGTGGTCGCCGTCTTCCAGGCGCGCCCAGAGGTTGATCTTCCAGCCCATGCTCCAGCCGGTGGCGTCGTCCCCGCGGATCTCCAGCGACTTGCTCGCCGCCGCGAAGAGTTCGGGCGTTCCCCGGCGCGTGATCTGATGGCTCGGAAACAGGCCGTACAAGTGCGAGACGTGACGGTTATGCATGTCCGGCGATTCCATATCCCAATCGTCGAGCCATTCGCGCAGCTGCCCGGCCTTGCCGACCCGGTCCGGCGCGAGCCGCGCCCGCGTCGCCTTGACGCGGGCGGCGAAATCGGCGTCCTCCCCAAACAGCTCGGCGGCGGCGACGCAGGCGTCGAACAGGTCGCGCAGCAATTGATTGTCCATCGTCGGCCCGGCGCAGATGTAGCCCCCGGCGTGCGGGATCTCCGGCGAGACCGATGGGTTGGTGACCAGATATTGCTGGACAGGGTGCTCCACAAGCGTGTCCAAGAAGAACTCGGCGGCGCCCTTCATGATCGGGTAATGGCGCCGCAGCGCGGCCTCATCGCCCGTAAACTCATAGTGATCCCAGAAGCTCTTACAGAGCCACATGCCGCCGCTGGGCCACATCCCCGAATAGACTTGATCCACGGGCGCCGTCCCGCGCCAGGCGTCGGTGTTATGATGCGTCACCCACCCATTGGCGTTGTACTGTGTCTTCGCCGTGTGGCGCCCCGTCACGGAGATTTCGCCGATCATATCGAACAACGGCTCGTAACATTCGATCAAGTTCGCGGGCGCGGCGGGCCAGTAGTTCATCTCCGTATTGATATTGATGGTGTACTTGGAATCCCACGGCGGATTCATCTCATGGTTCCAGAGTCCTTGCAGCGTTGCGGGCTGATTGCCGGGGCGCGAGCAAGAGATCAAAAGATATCGCCCGAATTGGAAGTGCAGCGCCGTAAGGCTGGGGTCCTGACCGTTCTGAAAAGCAACCACACGCTCGTCGGTCGGCAGCTTCGCGGCGGGCGATGTCCCCAGATCGATCTCGACACGCCGGAACATCCTCTGATAATCGTCGACATGCGCCGAACGGATCCGTTCGTACGGCTTTTTCGCGGCGGCGTCCAGATACCCCAGCGCCAGCGCGGCGGCGTCGCCGCTCACGTCCTGATAGTTCTTATAGCTGGTCGCGATGGAGATCAGCAGCGTCACGGCATTCGCACCTTCGACCGTCAGCGTTCCCGCCTCAGAATGCACGCGCCCGCCTTCGGCCAGAACGCGGGCAAGCGCCTGGAACTTCACCGCGCCGGCGACGCCGCCGTGATCGCCGCTCGTTCCGTCGATCGCAATGGTGTGGGCGTCGGGACTGGAGCTTGTCGTCTTTTGCGGGCTGTCGAAGGCGACGCTGAAGCCGATCTTGCCGGGCTTGCTGGCCGTCAGACGCATAACGATCACATTGTCGGGCGCGCTGGCGAACGCCTCGCGCTGGTATTGGACGCCGCCAGCGCGATACTGAACATGCGTCCGCGCCGAACTCACATCCAGATCGCGGCGATACTCCGAAGCATTTTCTTGATCGGCGAAGGTCAGCTTGAGATTGCCGACGGTCTGATACGGCATTTGGCCGGCGGGCTTGCCCATGAACTTCGCATTGACCAGCTCTTCGGCCTCATGGAACTTGTCCTCAAAGACCAACTGCCGTATCTGCGGCAACGCGGCGAGCCCCTCGGGATTATCGTAATTGTGCGGCCCTCCGCCCCAGAGCGTTCCCTCGTTCAGCTGGAGCGTCTCCGTCCCCACTCCCCCGAAGACCATCGCGGCGATGCGCCCGTTGCCGATCGGCAGAGCTTCCAGCCATTCGCGGGCGGGCTTGCGATACCACAGCGCCAGCGCGTTCTCCGGTCCGGCGACGGCGCCCACGACATCGGGCGTCCAATTCGTGTTCATCAATATCAATGCTCCATGGATCGGGGCGATCGTCTTCCCCGGATTAGCCGGAAACGTCCACTCGCCGACAGCTCCTGTCAGACGCGTGTTTGGGTTTGCAAAGCGCTGGGCGATTTCCTCCGAAGTCAGCGCGCGCGAGTACACGGCGGCGCGCAGAATTCGGCCGTGAAACAGATTCGCGCCATCGGGATCGGCGCCGATTGTCAGCGGCGTCCGGGGAGTGGTCATGGCTGGAAAGTCGCCATCCATGACGGCGGCGACCTGCTGGCCGTCGAGATAAAGCGCGAACATCTTGCCCGACGCACTGTAAACGCCCGCGACATGCGTCCATCGGTCGGCGGCGAGCCTGGCGTCAAACGAACAGCTCCCCTTCCTCGTGATCATGCGCAGGGAATTGCCGGGATATGTATCGAGCGTAAATCCCTCCGACGTCCCGGCGATCAGCTTATCCAGAATCCGGCCGCCCCCCTGCTCCATCGGCGCGGCCTTCACCCACGTCTCCAGCGTCACGGCGTCCGTCAGATCCAGCGCCGGATCTAACTTACTGCGCACCAAGGGCTGCTGCGGCCCGAGCGGCATGCCCTCATCGGCCGCCGCGCCGCCGGCCGGCGGGTCCCCATGGGCTTGCCAGGGCTGGAGAAGAAGCGGACCGGCGATGGCCGCGCCAAGACCGGCTTTGAGAAAATCGCGTCGCTGCATGGAAAAAATACACCTTTTGCTTAATATGGTTCTACCACCCCACGCTTCGCGCAGCCCTTGCAAACCCACCCCCGGCCTTTGGCCGACCCCTCCCGCCGACGGGAAGGGTTTGTAGGATTGCCTCTAACGGAAGGCGCCTGCGATAACACGCTCTGAAATAACCCTTCCCGTCGGCGGGAGGGGTCGGCCGAAGGCCGGGGGTGGGTTTGCAAGGACCGCACGAAGCGCCGGGGTGGGTTTGAACGCAAACCACTCCAAATTGAACAAATTCCCATCGCCGCCCACATAAACCAGACACAGCGTATGCGCGCCCTTCACATGCTCGGTCAGTTCGCACGTTTGGGTCGTCCACGCCTGCCAGTTCCCGGTCGGCGGCGCAGGGCATGTTCCGATGAGTTTGCCGGTGGGGGTGTCCAGGCGCAATTCGATTTTGCCGCCCGAGCCCGCGCTCGCGACGCGGGCTTTGAACTGCGTCATGCCGGTGAAGTTGACGCCTCGGTACACCGTGTAATCTCCATTGGAGATCGAGCCGATGTCCTGACCGCTTTCGCTGCAATTCTCTGTCTTGAGGCCGCCGTGGGAATCGGTAAATTCCGACGCCTGGGTTGGAATGACGAGCTTTTGGCCGATGTAGGGAGCGCACAGCGGATCGCCGACGCAGACGCCTTCCCAGCCGATGTACTTTGTCCCCGAGTAAAAGCTCTCGGCCATCGTATACCCGGAGAGGTAATGGCTCAGGTCGAGCGTGGGAGACGAGGTGCCGTCGAGGATTGGTTCGCCGACATATCCTTGGCAGCAGGTCACGCCGTGCGCGATGAGGTCGGCGATCAGCGACTGACCGCCCGTGGTCGGCAGGAACGTTCGGCCACCGGTGGAGACTGCGGTGTCGGCCATGGAGCCTGGCAGGAATCGCAGGGACTGGTACGCCTGCGGATCGTAGTGGCTGTCATTGCTCCCATAGGAGAAGTAGCCGAGCAGGTCGGTTTTGTCGCCGACAAACTTCTGCGTCATCTCCGTGGTGTGAGGAATGCCGGTCGCCTCCAGAATATCGTTCATCCGAAGCATGTCGCCGAACCAATCGCCCCATGGCTCCTCGGTGGTGACATTCGTGCTGGGGACGACCAGCGGAAACTTTGTCTTATCGCCCAGGCCAAAATCCGGTTCGATATCGAACAGAATATCGCCTTGGATATGTGTGCGCTCCGCCGTCAGGGCTTGGTCGACCAGGCCCATGGCGTCCGCCTGCGTGTAACCGTCCAGGCGCGTCACGAGATACCCGCCGAATTTCGCATGAGTGAAGGGCTCGGACGCATGATAGTAGTGGTTCACCCACCCTGTCCCCACGGTTCCCGACCCTACCAGACTGGCCTTCACCGCATTGGGAAGCGTGGGATAATCGATGGCCGCCAGGTAACTGTCCAGCGACGGCATCTGCGGCCCCTGCCCGCCTTCCCGCTCGCCGGTCCCCGCGTCCCGAATCCGGATCGGAACGCCCTTCGTCAGCACGATAAAATTGATATTCTTATGTTGCGCCAGATAGGCGCTCACGGGAGCGGCGATCTTCGCCGTGTAATCGTCGATCGAAATCGTCTCATCGTCGGTCTTCAGCGCGGAGTCCGCGCAGTGGATCGTGACAACATTGGTAATATGACGCTTCGCCTCATAGTCCTTTGCTACCGTCGTGGAGATCGGGCTATCGGCGTTATAGACGAGCAGCACTTCGCTCGATTTTCTTTGCGCGTAGGCCGCGCCGGATATGGCGATTGAGGCGAGAACAAACAGTGAAAAAACGCGAACGGAGGACGTCATGAGCATGGATCGGCCTTTCGATTACAGGGCGCAAACTCTGTTTACCCTATGGTTTACAGAGATTACGCCCCGCAGAGCCGATTTCCTCCTTGATTCTCTTCCGTCTGGATTTTCGGGGCAACTTCAAGAACCGTTACGGGGTAAAGCCCACGTTGCCGGATCCGCTGGTCGTGAAGTTGGCGGAGGATGCGTTTTTGGTGTACGCCGGCTGCCCGGCGTTCAGGCCCTGAACGATGTCGTCGATGAACGCAGCATTGCCGTGCGCCGACGAGTCGATGACAATGCCCGCCAGGCCCGGCGAAGCAATATTATTGTAGTAAATCCCCATATTGGTGCCGGAGAAGATGTCCATGCCGTCGAACATCGAGCCCTGGATCGTGTTGCCGCAGACCGTCACGTTGTTGACCGAAGTCGTCGTGCCGGTGACGCCGACGCCCATTCCGGGGTACTTGTTGCCATAGCCGAAGCTCCCGCCGCGCAGGACCGTGTTGCCTTCGATATATCCGGTGAGGAGCGAGCCTGCGGAGCCGTTGCCCGTGAATACTCCGATGCTGATCCCGTACTCCTTCACAGAATCCATGCACAGGTTGTTCGCCACGAAATCATTGGTCCCGCCATAGATTCCGATGTTGTTCGCCCACCAGGGAGCGACCACCGTGTTGTTCAGGACCGTGATATTAGTCATCTGCTGCGACGTCGAGTCGTCGTTGATCGCGATGCCGTCATCCCCCGTGCCGCGCACAAAATTGTTCTGCGCCGTCAGGTTGTTGCCGACATTGTTGGTGTTGCCGTTGTTCAGGTTGATCCCGTCCGCCCAGGTGCTGTCGACACGGCAGTTCTGCACGACGCCGTTCGTCCCGTCCGCCCAAACCCCTGCGCCTTCGTGCTGGATCCAGAGACTATCGATCAACCAGTTGCTGCCCTTGATATTGATCGCGCCGCCATTGCCGTCGCCCGCGCCGGGCGACAAAGCGACTCCGTCGATCGCGAAGTTCTTGAGCGTGCAGGAGTACGGTGAAAATACGTTGTTCGTTGAGCTTGCCGGTAGCGGCGGGTTGTAGTAGATGGTGCTGTACCACATGCCGGCGCCCTGGATCGTAATCCCATTCGCGCTGAGCCCAGACGTCGTGTTGAGGTAGTAAGTCCCCTGCGGAATCCAAACGCTCTTGCCCTGGGATTGCGCGTCGTTGATACAGTTCTGGATCGCAGCCGTGCTATCCGAGCCGCTGTTGTTCGCCACCGCGCCATAAGTCGCAATGCTCAGCGAATTCGCCGGCTGAGTCAGCGCGGCCGGTGGAGCTTCCAGATCGACCACATCGATGTTGTAGTAGGACGCCGAGTTCGCCGAATCTTTCTCCAGTCGGATCGTGCTTCCGGCCGCGACCCCCGCGCCGGTGATGAACGCATGCGTCTCGTCCCAGAAGATATGTGGATTCCCAGCCGACGGTGATTGGTTGAAGCCGTCGTAGTTCGCGTCCGTCTCGTAAACCCAGGTCTGCTTGGAGTTGACGTTGATCGCCTGCCGGAACGTTCCGTTCACATAAAGATCGAGTGTGGACGTAACGCCGCCGCCGCCCGACGAATCTGGAATGGAATAACGAACATTGATCGCATTGATACTATGCCCGGTATTGTTGGTCCACTGCACGTACTGCCCGGTTGCCGCCAGATGCGTGTAGGCGTGTCCCGAGGCTTCCAACTGCGGACTGGAGAACTTGGTTGTCGGCGGCGCGGTCAGCGAGACCGTCGTGGCTCCGCCGCCCAGCGTCCCGCTCTCTCCTTCATACGAAACAAACGGCGTCGCCGCGCCGATTTGTACCGGAGTAATGAGCCATTGCTGGTTCGTGTTGGACAGATTGGCGTCCCACTGCCACACGACCGTCCCATTGGATGTCGATCCCGTATTGTCGAGAGCCTTGCCGCTGGATGCGCAGACCAGCTGATAGTAGCCGCCTCCCGCGCTGTTGATCGTCCACGCCTGATTGCTGTTGGTCGTGCTGGACGTATACTGCTTCACAGGGTCGCCATTGGTCGTCGAGCCGCCGTTGTCGAGCGCCATTCCGCTCGTCGCCGAAATTAACTGCCACTTCCCGCCGGATAGGCTGATAAATCGCCACTGCTGATTCGAATTGCCCGGCACATTGGTCCATTGCCCCATGTTCGAGCTCAGCGAGGACGAGCCTCCGTTGTCCAGATATTCGCCGCCCGTCTTGCACTGAAGACGATACAAAGCCCCGGAGCTAAACTGCGCCCGCGCCGGCGTCGCCCAAAACGCCGTGGCCACGGCGAGCGCGCCGGCGCTCACCAAGATTGCGATAGTAGTCTTCAAAACAACACTCCTCCATCGGATAATTCGAACCCGGCCTCACGATCATCGCCTGCCCAAACGCTTGCATTCCACTGAATTGCAATAATATCAACAAAACACATCTCAAGAATCCGCCTGAACTCCGCCGAAAGAGATATAATACTCATCGGACAACAACGACAACCTTCCGGGACACGCCCATTATACCCTAGTGTTTTTATCGTGTCAAGAAATAATATTGGACTCTCCATGACCACCATCACGCTGGACCTGACCACAGCCGAACTGGCGCTGCTCCATCGCCGCGCCGACGCCGACGGCGTCACCATCATCGCGGTTTTGCACACCCTCATCGCCCAGCTCGCACCGCAAGCGCCGGCGGAGCCGCCGCGCGATTTCGGCGCCGCCCTCAGCGCCCTGCGCGGCGAACCCATGAGCGACGATCCCGAGGAGATCGCCGAACGCGAGCGGGAAAACACGGAGATGCAAAACAACATCGCGCGCTGGCGCGCGGAGCAGGACTTAGAAAAGTGAGAAGTCAATCGAAAGCTATTTTGTTACCTTGCCTCGATGATAAACCACTTGCCGTGCATTCGCCGATGCAACAAAATGCGCTATATTACGCGGTGAGACTTCCACACCGTTAGGTATCTGTTTGCAGCCTATGAATTCGATTGCGTTTTCGGGTTTAATATTGTTGATGTAATAATTTGAAATTTTTACATTCTGAAACGTGCTGCTTTTGAAATGAATGGGACGCATGCCATCAATCACCACATTCCGCAATTGCGCGTTTGAAAAATCAATTCGTACCGAATTCGCCTTCGTATACTCGTTGAGTGGATTTTTCAAATCGAAACTCGGCCTTTCTGCTACAGGGCGTATGAGTTGGATATTCTCAAAGGGACCAACATATGTATAAACATAACTATCGGATGAATCCGGAGGGGTGCTAAATTCACAGTCAATTAATTTTGAATTACGCCAGTCCTTCATTCCAGAAAGTGAATCTCGGTAAAAAGAACAACGAATAAACGTTGTGTGATCTATGTAACAGCTATTTTCCCAAGAAAAGGCATCCATTAGTCTCCCAAACGCAAACCTAGGACTTCTGAGTTTACGTGGATAATTCCTCAAATCGATATCCACAACTTTCATATCCGAAAGATCCACTGCCCTAATATATCGGGCATTAATGCACCATTGAGTACAGTTGGTCTTGAATAAATCCCAATCAGACACCTGACGCATATCGCTAAACGCGGTGTTTTCGTTGCTGGCGTAATAATATCGGTTCTGCTCAAAATTACCGAACATCCACATCAATAATGCAATCACTCCGCCGATTAATAACAATGCCGCATATATCCATGTAAAGGAGATCAATCCCGCTGAGAAGTAATGCGGGATAGCGAGCGTAACTAGGCGCATACGTTTTCTGCGGTCAACAGACAAACGTGAAAGTCGGAATCTAAACTTTCCCATACTGTAATTCAGACGCGCCGCTAAGAAAATACCGCTTAGAGCCGATGTACAGAGAATTACGATTGCTGCTGCGAGCATAACGAGCGTGTAGAGGTAGATTAAACATGGACTGATAGCAAAAGTACGAAAAAGTAGAAACATGGCGATCAGCCACACACCAGAGAGCAGTGGAAGGTTCGTAAATTTGAGAACGAGAAAGTCGGAATCCACTGCGGTAGGATCAATTCCTGCATTTTCCGCATATCGTATCTGCCGAACAGACCATCGCTTCACTCGCGCGGAAATAAGCGGCTCATATGATCCCTTAAATAGCTTCATAACGACAAGATTAAGTTTGCGGACGAAAAGACTGTCTGGCAATAAATCTGAAATTAACGTATGCTGTCCAAATGTTTGAAAAATTTGATCGTGATAAGGTACATAACATAGGATCGAGCCATTGATCGTCTTGGAGATAGTCTGTTCATACATTGCCGCAAGATGGGGAATCTTCTGATTGGAACGGACACGGTTTATGATAAGATGAATAATAGGTTGGAATTTGGACTCCGCCAGGGCGGATTTCAGGTGGTCGAGGAGGGTCAGCGTGCCAGAGAACGTAACTATATCAGGTTCATTGACCAGAATCGTCTGGTCGGCAAGAGCTGCACTCGCCGTCGTAAGACGGTCGATGCCACAAAAGCAATCGAGGATCACGCAATCAAAGCGATGGCGACTGACTAATATTCGAATTTGTTCGCGTAGTAGAAAGATTAAATGTTCTACGGTAATGGACGGATCTAGTGTAGGATGTTCCTGAGGACGTGCAGAAGGTATGAAATAGTATTGATCCTTCACCATGATAAGATCTTTCAATGGAACAGCTTCGAGACTTGCTCCACCCAGCAGATGCGCAGTTGTCAGATATGTTCGCCCTGGCCTAACGCAAGACGAAAAAAGTCCTGTTGCACCTCGGTTACTAAAGTCCAAGTCAATGACGAGAACACGTGCATTAGCCTTGCAAATCACATTGGCGATGTTAGTCGATATTGTGGTCTTCCCGCATCCTCCTTTTCCACTTGTCACCGCGATTACAGGGACGTTAATCGGGGATACTTCACTGATGTGTGGCATGCCAGGCAACCATTGAATCGGCACCTTTTTAAGGAACTCCTCACTGTGCCTTGTGGAATTGAGCTTTTCCTCCCCCGTTGCCTTTCGGTTCCAATAATATGCAATTGCGATAAATAGGGCGATGAACAAACCCAGACTATCTACTGCAAAAACACTGAATTTCAGGATCTCGATACTGCCTGTGACACTGGTATGTGAGAGACTAAAGCAGCAGAGAACGAACGTCAGGACAATCATTGTCAGGCAAATGAAATAGAATTGCTTCAGAGGAGTTTGTTCCGCCAACCATTGACTGAGACCACGAAGGGAGCTCAATCCCGTGACAGCAGCCTCCATAATATCACGTAGGGATTGAGGCTTTGTTGATTCGCTTGCCGTAGGTTCAGCCTTAGTTTGTAGATCTGATGGATTAGATAAAGTTGGATCATTTTGTTCATGTTTGATAGGCATAAAACTCTCCTCACGATATCATATTGGATTGTAATTGCTAAACGCCCAGAAATAGTTTTATTAGGTCAGGCGCTTTGTTAGTCGTGTGAACAATTCGTTCGACCTCCACTATCGTCAGAAATTAGAAACAGCTAATGATAATATCGATGTATCGGTCATTTGTAATCAATATGATTGATTGCTTTTTGATTAAATATTAAGCAGGCTTAAAAACAGAGATTGAGTAATTAATATCAATAACAACATTAACTATCGAATAATATTAAATAAAACTTGAATTTAAGTTAGTAAGGGTTTATACTTAATGTCCTTAGATATAGTTACGCTTGATAGGACATTATACTACCATTAGTCGTTGATAGTATAATATTTCGGAGATTTCACTAAACCAAATCTTGATTATTTCCAAAATGTATAACACGGCGCCGATGATTTCCCGTCCCGAGAGTTGTCCTTATTATTGAACGCACATCGCGTGAAAGGACAATTTTCCAAATGCAGCTTGAGAACAAGAATGTGGTCGTCATCGGCGGGAGCCGGGGACTGGGACGAGTGATCGCGCAGACGGCGCAGCAGGAAGGCGCTCGGGTTTTGGTGGTGGCGCGGGGCGAGGATTCGCTGGCGGAGGTTGAGCGCGATTTGCCGGGGGTTCAGACCCTGACGGCGGATGCGACGCGGGAGGAGACGCCAGGGAAGGTCTTCCGGGCGCTTCGGCCGGATGTGCTGGTGGTGTGCGGCGGGGCGATGCCTCCGTTGTCGCCGATCCACGAGCAGACGTGGGAGGAGTTCTCACGGAACTGGGATTCCGACGTGCGGTCGTCGTTTCTCTTCTGCCAGGCCGCGCTGAAGCTGCCGCTCGCGCCGGGCGCGGTGATCATCCTGATCTCCAGCGGCGCGGCGGTGGCGGGATCAGCGATCTCCGGAGGATACGCGGGATCGAAGCGCACGCAGATGTTTATGGCGGATTACTGCCAGAGCGAATCCGAACGCGCCGATCTGGGTCTGCGATTTGTGGCGATCGCGCCGGGGCGCATTATGGCTGAGACGGAGTTGGGCAAGGCGGCGATTGCGGGGTATGCGGCGCGCCTGGGGATCTCGGAGGCGGATTTCATTCAAAGCATGGGATTCCCGCCGACACTGCAGCAGGTCGCGGACGCGTTGGTCGAGGCCGCGACGACGCCTGGAGCCAAGTCGGGGAATGTCTTCCTCGTTTCTGGGAAGGGAGTGGAGCCGTTTTGAACGCTATGACCGATCGGGACGCGTTTCAGGAGATGGCGGAACGGTATCGCGGCGCCCTGCATCTGCATTGCTACCGGATGCTGGGATCGCTCCACGACGCCGAGGACTGCGTGCAGGAAACCTACGTGCGCGCCTGGTCGGCATTCGGCAGTTACGCGGGGATGGGGTCTCCGCGTAACTGGCTCTACAAGATCGCGACGAATACATGCCTCAACGCCCTGGCCCGCCGCGACCGTTCGCGGCGGGTCCTGCCCGAAGCGATTGGGCCGGCGTCGCGCGGGCTTCCCGAGGGGGAGCCGTCGGGCGAGATTCCCTGGCTGGAGCCATATCCCGATCTCTTATTGGCCCGCGTTCCAGACACGGCGCCGGGACCTCACGCGCGCTATGAGATGCGCGAGGCGGTGGAGTTCGCATTTGTCGCCGCCATCCAGTACCTTCCCGCGCGCCAGCGCGCCGCCCTGCTGCTCTGTGATGTCCTGGGCTGGTCGGCGGCGGAGACGGCGGCGCTGCTCGAAGGATCCGTGGCCTCGGTCAACAGCGCCTTGCAGCGCGCCCGCGCGACGCTCGCCAAAGCTATGCCGGGCGCTCGCCCCGTGGCGCCAGACAGCACGCAAAGCCGATTGCTCGATCGTTATATGCAGGCGTGGGAGAGCAAGGATGTCGCGGGTTTCGCCGCTCTGCTCAAAGAAAACGCCGTCCTGAGCATGCCGCCGTGGATCCAGTGGTATGTCGGACGCAACGCCATTCGTGAATTCTTTGACTGGGCCTGGAATTCCGAGAATTACGGAGGTTTCCAACTGACTCCGACTTCGGCGAACGCGAGCCCTGCGTTCGCTCTGTACAGCCGTACTTATGAAGAGAACGCGCCATGGCGTTCGCACTCCATTCAGATGCTGACTCTGGAGGATGACGCCATCGCCAAAATCATCCTATTCGTCAAGCCGCTCGGGCCCACGCTCTTTCCCGCGTTCGGCCTGCGCGATCACGCGCCATTTGCCAGCGAGGAACGAGAGCGGGTATCATAATTTCACCATGCCACTCCTCGAAGTCACCAATCTCACCAAGCATTACCCACTCACTCGCCAGACCGGGCCGTTCACGCATGTGATCGATCAGGTGCGCGCCGTGGACGGGGTCGATCTGACCCTGAACCCGGCGGAGACGCTTGGATTGGTCGGGGAATCGGGGTGCGGGAAGTCGACGCTGGGCCGGTGCATTCTGCGCCTGATCGAGCCGACAGGCGGAACCGTGGTCTTCTCGGGTGAGGACGTGCTGCGCTGGCCCCGCGAAACTCTGCGGCGCAATCGGACGCAGATGCAGATCGTATTTCAGGATCCGTTCGCGTCGCTGGATCCACGGCAGAACGTCGGCGCAATCCTCGCCGAGCCGCTGCTGGCGCATAATATCGTCCCAAAATCCGAAGTCAAAGCGGAAGTGTCCCGGCTGCTGGGGCTGGTCGGACTGCCGGCCGAATCGGTGTCTCGTTATCCCCATGAGTTCAGCGGCGGCCAGAGGCAGCGCATCGGCATCGCGCGCGCGCTCGCGCTGCGCCCGAAGCTGATCGTCGCCGACGAGCCGGTTTCAGCGCTCGACGTCTCGATCCGCGCGCAAATTTTAGATCTCTTTCAGAAAGTCCAGCGCGAAATGGGCGTCGCGCTGATCTTCATCGCGCACGACCTGGGCGCGGTGCGCCAGGTGAGCGACCGCGTCGCTGTCATGTACCTGGGCAAAATCGTGGAGATCGCCGAAGCGAACGCGCTCTACGATAATCCCCGCCACCCCTACACCCGCGCCCTGCTCGCCGCGATCCCCAGCATCGACGGCGTCAAGGCCAATACCCCCAAAGTCGAAGGCGACGTCCCCTCACCCATCGACCTCCCGTCCGGCTGCCGCTTCCGCACCCGCTGCCCGTTCGCCGAAGCGATCTGCGCCGAACAAGAGCCCCCGCTCGCGGCGTTCGACGGCGGGGAGGCAGGCCACGCGTCCGCCTGTCACTTCGCGGCGA from Capsulimonas corticalis harbors:
- a CDS encoding AAA family ATPase, which codes for MPIKHEQNDPTLSNPSDLQTKAEPTASESTKPQSLRDIMEAAVTGLSSLRGLSQWLAEQTPLKQFYFICLTMIVLTFVLCCFSLSHTSVTGSIEILKFSVFAVDSLGLFIALFIAIAYYWNRKATGEEKLNSTRHSEEFLKKVPIQWLPGMPHISEVSPINVPVIAVTSGKGGCGKTTISTNIANVICKANARVLVIDLDFSNRGATGLFSSCVRPGRTYLTTAHLLGGASLEAVPLKDLIMVKDQYYFIPSARPQEHPTLDPSITVEHLIFLLREQIRILVSRHRFDCVILDCFCGIDRLTTASAALADQTILVNEPDIVTFSGTLTLLDHLKSALAESKFQPIIHLIINRVRSNQKIPHLAAMYEQTISKTINGSILCYVPYHDQIFQTFGQHTLISDLLPDSLFVRKLNLVVMKLFKGSYEPLISARVKRWSVRQIRYAENAGIDPTAVDSDFLVLKFTNLPLLSGVWLIAMFLLFRTFAISPCLIYLYTLVMLAAAIVILCTSALSGIFLAARLNYSMGKFRFRLSRLSVDRRKRMRLVTLAIPHYFSAGLISFTWIYAALLLIGGVIALLMWMFGNFEQNRYYYASNENTAFSDMRQVSDWDLFKTNCTQWCINARYIRAVDLSDMKVVDIDLRNYPRKLRSPRFAFGRLMDAFSWENSCYIDHTTFIRCSFYRDSLSGMKDWRNSKLIDCEFSTPPDSSDSYVYTYVGPFENIQLIRPVAERPSFDLKNPLNEYTKANSVRIDFSNAQLRNVVIDGMRPIHFKSSTFQNVKISNYYINNIKPENAIEFIGCKQIPNGVEVSPRNIAHFVASANARQVVYHRGKVTK
- a CDS encoding SDR family oxidoreductase encodes the protein MQLENKNVVVIGGSRGLGRVIAQTAQQEGARVLVVARGEDSLAEVERDLPGVQTLTADATREETPGKVFRALRPDVLVVCGGAMPPLSPIHEQTWEEFSRNWDSDVRSSFLFCQAALKLPLAPGAVIILISSGAAVAGSAISGGYAGSKRTQMFMADYCQSESERADLGLRFVAIAPGRIMAETELGKAAIAGYAARLGISEADFIQSMGFPPTLQQVADALVEAATTPGAKSGNVFLVSGKGVEPF
- a CDS encoding sigma-70 family RNA polymerase sigma factor — encoded protein: MTDRDAFQEMAERYRGALHLHCYRMLGSLHDAEDCVQETYVRAWSAFGSYAGMGSPRNWLYKIATNTCLNALARRDRSRRVLPEAIGPASRGLPEGEPSGEIPWLEPYPDLLLARVPDTAPGPHARYEMREAVEFAFVAAIQYLPARQRAALLLCDVLGWSAAETAALLEGSVASVNSALQRARATLAKAMPGARPVAPDSTQSRLLDRYMQAWESKDVAGFAALLKENAVLSMPPWIQWYVGRNAIREFFDWAWNSENYGGFQLTPTSANASPAFALYSRTYEENAPWRSHSIQMLTLEDDAIAKIILFVKPLGPTLFPAFGLRDHAPFASEERERVS
- a CDS encoding ABC transporter ATP-binding protein, whose protein sequence is MPLLEVTNLTKHYPLTRQTGPFTHVIDQVRAVDGVDLTLNPAETLGLVGESGCGKSTLGRCILRLIEPTGGTVVFSGEDVLRWPRETLRRNRTQMQIVFQDPFASLDPRQNVGAILAEPLLAHNIVPKSEVKAEVSRLLGLVGLPAESVSRYPHEFSGGQRQRIGIARALALRPKLIVADEPVSALDVSIRAQILDLFQKVQREMGVALIFIAHDLGAVRQVSDRVAVMYLGKIVEIAEANALYDNPRHPYTRALLAAIPSIDGVKANTPKVEGDVPSPIDLPSGCRFRTRCPFAEAICAEQEPPLAAFDGGEAGHASACHFAATLPVLEVA